The following coding sequences are from one Patescibacteria group bacterium window:
- a CDS encoding endonuclease domain-containing protein, which produces MTEIFNKREEKEKRRRLRSDMPRAEGMLWEQLRGKRLGEHRFRRQVSIGKYVVDFYCPRLRLVVEVDGESHFQEGAREYDWERQQIIENLGLHFIRVTNTDVYSNLQGVVDEILHEMKRIENRRISFPK; this is translated from the coding sequence ATGACCGAGATTTTCAACAAGCGAGAAGAGAAGGAGAAACGGAGGAGGCTCCGCAGTGACATGCCACGGGCTGAAGGGATGCTTTGGGAGCAACTTCGGGGGAAACGCCTTGGGGAGCATCGATTTCGTCGGCAGGTAAGTATTGGGAAGTATGTCGTAGATTTTTACTGCCCACGTCTCCGGCTAGTTGTTGAGGTTGATGGCGAGTCACATTTTCAGGAAGGTGCACGTGAGTACGATTGGGAAAGGCAGCAGATAATTGAGAATCTGGGGTTACATTTTATTCGCGTAACGAACACGGATGTTTACAGTAATCTCCAAGGAGTTGTTGATGAGATTCTTCATGAGATGAAGCGAATCGAGAATAGAAGAATTTCTTTCCCGAAATAA
- a CDS encoding class I SAM-dependent methyltransferase — translation MALDYLNSSGIAIARLEAAHDPKKSQIRAQFFEAENAFFAKYIQGQRVLVAGAGLGHDAFTLSAYNQKVVGIELHPILVARATEYLLQRGLQNVHFLQGDVMQLPFAKNTFDAVVMNMGTLGTLDDHIGALREMQRVAPVVYADFYPPTLRAIAKRVQMYTEEGWKNARHDRLQGAIVSDDGMFSLSYSKLMIEQLAREVHMHVTLTPLCDFAYMAKFWRK, via the coding sequence ATGGCTCTTGATTACCTGAATAGTAGTGGGATAGCCATTGCCCGCTTAGAAGCAGCGCACGATCCTAAAAAATCACAAATTCGTGCACAATTCTTTGAAGCTGAAAATGCATTCTTTGCAAAGTACATTCAAGGCCAACGAGTACTGGTTGCCGGCGCAGGGTTGGGGCATGACGCGTTTACACTCTCGGCGTACAACCAGAAAGTAGTGGGCATTGAACTGCACCCGATCCTGGTTGCGCGGGCGACAGAATATCTGCTGCAGCGGGGATTGCAAAATGTCCACTTCCTGCAGGGCGATGTGATGCAGCTGCCCTTTGCCAAAAATACCTTTGACGCTGTGGTGATGAATATGGGTACCCTAGGAACGCTGGACGACCACATTGGTGCACTGCGAGAAATGCAACGTGTGGCGCCGGTTGTCTACGCTGACTTCTATCCACCCACGCTCCGGGCAATTGCCAAGCGCGTGCAAATGTACACCGAGGAAGGCTGGAAGAATGCGCGGCATGACCGGCTGCAAGGAGCAATCGTGAGTGACGATGGTATGTTCTCCCTTTCCTATAGTAAACTCATGATCGAACAGCTGGCTCGGGAAGTGCACATGCACGTCACCCTTACCCCGCTATGCGATTTTGCCTACATGGCGAAGTTCTGGAGGAAGTAG
- a CDS encoding phosphatidylglycerophosphatase A, with protein sequence MRTFFAVLIATWFGSGFIPRIPKVTTRGFAGTWGSLAALPLCICTLWLCHQLPLLDGWMLYASIVGSVMLLGAWSLEPAMAWLSGWLVRHRQRDRKMFHDQYEVVIDEVFGMLISCAPLYFLPDVPLWLGLGLSFLCFRIFDGTKPWPVRYFDQQKSPLSIIWDDGVAGLMAAAVVTIILQVFF encoded by the coding sequence ATGCGCACATTCTTTGCCGTGCTCATTGCTACTTGGTTTGGCTCAGGATTCATTCCTCGGATTCCCAAGGTTACCACCCGCGGTTTTGCGGGGACGTGGGGTTCGCTGGCAGCACTGCCACTGTGCATTTGTACACTTTGGCTATGTCATCAACTTCCACTTCTCGACGGTTGGATGCTGTACGCCAGCATAGTAGGAAGTGTCATGCTCCTCGGTGCCTGGTCCCTGGAACCCGCCATGGCCTGGCTCAGCGGCTGGCTGGTGCGGCATCGGCAGCGTGACCGGAAAATGTTCCACGACCAGTACGAAGTGGTCATTGATGAGGTCTTTGGGATGCTCATTAGCTGCGCCCCGTTGTACTTCCTCCCGGACGTGCCACTGTGGCTGGGTCTTGGATTGAGCTTCCTCTGCTTCCGGATTTTTGACGGCACCAAGCCCTGGCCAGTGCGGTACTTTGACCAGCAGAAATCACCCCTGAGCATCATTTGGGATGATGGGGTTGCTGGACTTATGGCGGCAGCAGTCGTCACCATAATTTTACAAGTTTTTTTCTAA
- a CDS encoding cob(I)yrinic acid a,c-diamide adenosyltransferase: protein MPAVKRKKAPKTVPKLQPFPGGLTICYVGNGKGKTTAAVGVAVRAAGDGKRVLFFQFFKSPEWPSGERESLRKLGIQVEVHGKGFVGIWGDKKPKAEHQAAARAALGKAKRLLIAKKFDVIILDELISCVEEGLLSVKDVVALIQAKRDKAKNLHLVLTGHTKYSAILKVCDVVSEMQMVKHPFYQGFLAVKGIDY from the coding sequence ATGCCAGCTGTCAAACGAAAAAAAGCACCGAAGACTGTTCCCAAACTCCAGCCTTTTCCCGGGGGTTTGACCATTTGTTACGTAGGCAACGGAAAGGGGAAAACGACGGCTGCGGTAGGAGTGGCCGTGCGCGCGGCCGGGGACGGGAAACGTGTCCTCTTCTTTCAATTTTTCAAAAGTCCAGAGTGGCCATCTGGGGAACGGGAGAGTTTGCGGAAGCTGGGCATCCAGGTGGAAGTACATGGCAAGGGGTTTGTGGGCATTTGGGGGGACAAGAAACCCAAGGCGGAGCACCAAGCTGCAGCACGCGCGGCGTTGGGGAAAGCCAAGCGCCTACTCATTGCAAAGAAGTTTGATGTCATTATTTTGGATGAACTCATTTCCTGCGTGGAGGAAGGGTTGCTGAGCGTGAAGGATGTTGTTGCACTCATCCAAGCGAAACGTGATAAAGCAAAAAATCTCCACCTCGTGCTCACCGGGCACACCAAATATTCAGCGATTCTCAAAGTCTGTGATGTGGTGTCGGAAATGCAAATGGTGAAGCATCCGTTCTACCAAGGTTTCTTGGCGGTGAAGGGGATTGATTATTGA
- a CDS encoding DUF4430 domain-containing protein, translated as MKHLQRFRILGLGLFAVILLAACTAVNTNSTSNPNTNVANQNVNGTVSNTNTSAASYLYPGQEGKNALELLKAKYPNTTTKTSTAGEYVTGIDGKEAGATEYWQFLVNGTEAPVGAGAYKTKATDTIEWKLVSF; from the coding sequence ATGAAACATCTTCAACGTTTCCGCATCTTGGGTCTTGGGCTTTTCGCCGTCATTCTTTTGGCAGCCTGTACAGCCGTTAACACCAATTCCACTTCAAATCCAAATACGAATGTCGCGAATCAGAATGTCAATGGTACAGTCAGTAACACCAATACGTCTGCAGCTAGCTACCTCTACCCGGGACAGGAGGGGAAGAATGCCCTGGAACTTTTGAAGGCAAAGTACCCAAACACCACCACCAAAACGTCTACGGCAGGGGAGTACGTCACTGGGATTGATGGGAAGGAAGCAGGCGCAACGGAGTACTGGCAGTTCTTGGTGAATGGCACAGAAGCACCCGTGGGCGCTGGGGCGTACAAAACCAAAGCCACCGATACTATTGAGTGGAAACTCGTTTCGTTCTAG
- a CDS encoding DUF6580 family putative transport protein, with amino-acid sequence MTFRQHLTPKNFIILGLIAFAAVSRFLPHPMNFAPVAAVALFSGVYLEKRASLFVPLVAMIVSDIFIGFHNVIAFTWGSMVLVGVIGLLVRRRKNVWTVAGGALLGSVLFFLITNAAVWWVGHGDFYPMNFSGLLLAYEYGLPFFRNTLLGDLFYVGALFGVAELAFAWLRARQERGVRQSVAENV; translated from the coding sequence ATGACCTTTCGCCAACACCTGACCCCCAAGAATTTCATTATCCTAGGACTCATTGCCTTTGCGGCAGTGTCTCGGTTCTTGCCCCATCCCATGAACTTTGCGCCGGTAGCTGCCGTGGCCTTGTTCAGCGGGGTGTACCTGGAGAAGCGCGCGTCGCTGTTCGTACCTTTGGTGGCCATGATTGTGTCTGATATTTTCATTGGCTTCCACAACGTCATTGCGTTTACCTGGGGCTCCATGGTGTTGGTGGGGGTTATTGGTCTCCTTGTCCGGCGACGGAAGAATGTGTGGACCGTAGCTGGCGGAGCTCTGCTGGGCTCAGTGCTCTTCTTCTTGATTACCAACGCCGCGGTGTGGTGGGTTGGTCATGGAGATTTTTACCCCATGAACTTCTCCGGGTTGCTTCTGGCCTACGAGTACGGACTGCCTTTTTTCCGCAACACATTGCTGGGTGACCTCTTCTACGTGGGTGCGCTATTCGGTGTAGCTGAATTGGCTTTTGCTTGGTTGCGCGCAAGGCAGGAGCGGGGAGTACGGCAATCGGTTGCGGAAAATGTATAG
- a CDS encoding polysaccharide deacetylase family protein, with translation MRNYRRYGAEYGRQPVRGGQKPDRNRLVVIGLIAVVVILFGLYLRTGKRNTPANENANTSTLVNTNAFSLTPTGPALTTVDCTAVVSRGTTTEKVIALTYDVGTKPGDVDKTVPVVKAANVPAAFFVPGKLAETERASVELIRDAGFPVYNHSYDNLRFPTLTAQEITAQLESTESFISGITNTTTKPYMRLPAGASNAAVIEAVRAAGYCPLTWTVDGLDIQSDATATSVVTRVMRFVEPGAIILLHAGSDLAATVTPQIVSQAQAEGFRFVSLDELFRLGKPAGAVTNTNTTPTSNGNASASERSVNTTQPA, from the coding sequence ATGCGGAACTACCGTCGCTATGGAGCAGAATACGGCCGCCAGCCTGTCCGAGGTGGCCAAAAACCCGACCGAAATCGGCTTGTGGTCATTGGGCTGATTGCCGTGGTGGTCATCCTTTTTGGTCTGTACCTGCGCACGGGGAAGCGAAATACTCCAGCCAATGAGAATGCAAATACTAGTACGTTGGTGAACACCAATGCGTTTTCGCTTACCCCAACCGGACCCGCTTTGACCACAGTTGACTGCACGGCAGTGGTGAGCCGAGGGACGACCACAGAAAAAGTTATTGCTCTCACCTACGACGTGGGTACGAAACCTGGGGACGTGGACAAGACCGTCCCGGTGGTCAAAGCGGCAAATGTCCCTGCAGCATTTTTTGTTCCAGGGAAATTAGCAGAGACAGAGCGAGCAAGCGTGGAGCTCATTCGGGATGCTGGTTTCCCCGTCTACAATCACAGCTACGATAACTTACGTTTCCCAACGCTGACGGCGCAGGAAATAACCGCGCAACTGGAGAGTACGGAGAGCTTCATATCTGGCATCACGAACACCACCACCAAGCCGTACATGCGTTTGCCGGCCGGTGCGTCTAACGCGGCAGTTATTGAAGCAGTCCGCGCTGCTGGGTACTGCCCGCTTACCTGGACGGTGGATGGTTTGGATATTCAGAGTGACGCCACGGCGACCAGCGTGGTGACCCGGGTCATGCGGTTTGTGGAACCAGGCGCAATTATTCTCCTGCATGCTGGCAGTGATTTAGCCGCAACCGTAACCCCACAGATTGTGAGCCAGGCGCAGGCAGAAGGTTTCCGCTTCGTTTCTCTGGATGAGCTCTTCCGTTTGGGGAAGCCGGCTGGAGCAGTGACGAATACGAATACCACACCAACGAGTAATGGAAATGCGTCAGCGAGTGAACGTAGTGTGAACACCACGCAGCCAGCCTAG
- a CDS encoding trypsin-like peptidase domain-containing protein, with the protein MENFQSSLHSTPAPEKPRGITKQTLVIAVVLSLVLGTVGGGLAGSLVSNGTFDQWLNRTSVATDATGTATTVQVEEESATIEVVNKVQNSVVSIVGTQDLSKVTTAYPDDFFNNFFGMPTQPQTGSREVSSGSGFIVTADGFVMTNKHVIDGTNTDYTVLTNDGKKYAAKIIASDPTNDLAILKIEAKDLQPVSFGDSSKLQIGQTVIAIGNALGQFRNTVTKGVISGLSRRITAGDGQSAETLEDVIQTDAAINRGNSGGPLLDITGRVIGVNTAVSQDGQLIGFAITGNQAKQVFESVQKDGKIIRPYLGVRYIPVTKALQEQNKLTVDYGVLVLRGESSADLAVIPGSPADKAGIVENDIILEMDGTKLNAEHSLAGQIQKKKPGDVVSLKVLSKGKEKTVQATLEESK; encoded by the coding sequence ATGGAAAATTTTCAATCATCACTCCATTCCACACCTGCACCAGAAAAACCCCGCGGTATAACCAAGCAGACCTTGGTGATTGCCGTTGTGCTCAGCTTGGTCCTGGGTACCGTGGGCGGGGGACTGGCCGGGAGTTTGGTTTCCAATGGGACGTTTGATCAGTGGCTCAATCGCACGTCCGTGGCAACGGATGCCACGGGTACGGCGACAACGGTGCAAGTAGAAGAAGAGTCAGCCACCATTGAGGTGGTGAATAAGGTACAGAACAGCGTGGTGAGCATTGTGGGGACGCAAGATTTGAGCAAAGTTACCACTGCGTACCCAGACGACTTTTTCAATAACTTCTTTGGCATGCCAACGCAGCCGCAGACTGGGTCGCGGGAAGTGAGCAGTGGGTCGGGGTTCATTGTCACCGCGGACGGGTTTGTGATGACCAACAAGCACGTCATTGACGGAACGAATACGGATTACACTGTGCTGACAAATGATGGGAAAAAGTATGCAGCGAAAATCATCGCTTCGGATCCAACCAATGATTTAGCAATTCTGAAAATTGAGGCGAAGGACTTGCAGCCGGTGAGTTTTGGTGATTCGTCCAAACTGCAAATTGGCCAGACCGTCATAGCCATTGGCAATGCCCTGGGGCAGTTCCGCAACACCGTGACCAAAGGGGTTATCTCTGGTTTGTCCCGTCGCATCACGGCCGGGGATGGGCAGAGTGCAGAAACTCTGGAAGACGTCATTCAAACCGACGCAGCAATCAACCGTGGCAATTCTGGTGGACCACTCCTGGACATTACTGGTCGGGTCATTGGCGTGAACACGGCCGTGAGCCAGGATGGCCAGCTCATTGGCTTTGCCATTACCGGGAACCAGGCCAAGCAGGTATTTGAGAGCGTGCAGAAGGACGGGAAAATTATCCGGCCGTACCTGGGTGTGCGGTACATTCCGGTCACCAAAGCCTTGCAAGAGCAGAATAAGCTCACCGTGGATTACGGCGTGCTGGTGCTGCGTGGCGAATCCAGTGCTGATCTCGCGGTAATTCCGGGTAGCCCAGCAGACAAAGCCGGGATTGTAGAAAACGATATCATTTTGGAAATGGACGGGACGAAGCTCAATGCAGAGCACAGCCTGGCTGGCCAGATTCAGAAGAAGAAGCCAGGGGATGTGGTGTCGCTGAAAGTCCTGAGCAAGGGGAAGGAGAAAACTGTCCAAGCCACACTGGAGGAATCCAAGTAG
- the prfB gene encoding peptide chain release factor 2 (programmed frameshift) translates to MPMPALRDQIQDLQAKLTRLGGYFDLDQRRQHLGELDDAISQPDFWHDQARARKVSQQAEALRKELQQWDTLKQGVTELLAFAEEAGTEPSLQADMEKQLADLQAQYQGLEFQVLLAQPYDEKDAIVALHAGTGGTDAQDWAEMLLRMLLRFCEKKGWQARLVDESRGQEAGIKSATFTVSGRFAYGYLKAEAGVHRLVRISPFDAEKMRHTSFALVEVLPSFDEVEETPIDEKDLRVDTFLSSGHGGQSVQTTYSAVRIVHIPTGITVSCQNERSQKQNRETAMKILRAKLHQISLTAREEEKQALRGAYSEAAWGNQIRSYVLQPYQLVKDHRTNVETTDPESVLNGDIDPFIEGYLRQEAGKRMA, encoded by the exons CTGCCCATGCCCGCACTCCGCGACCAAATCCAGGACCTCCAAGCGAAGCTGACT CGACTTGGGGGTTACTTTGACCTCGACCAACGTCGCCAGCACTTGGGGGAACTTGATGATGCAATTAGTCAGCCGGACTTTTGGCATGATCAAGCACGAGCCCGAAAGGTAAGCCAGCAAGCTGAAGCCCTTCGGAAAGAGCTGCAGCAGTGGGACACCCTCAAGCAGGGTGTCACCGAGCTTTTGGCATTTGCAGAGGAAGCAGGGACTGAACCCAGTTTGCAAGCGGACATGGAAAAGCAATTAGCGGATTTACAGGCGCAGTACCAGGGTTTGGAATTCCAAGTGCTCCTGGCACAGCCGTATGATGAAAAAGATGCCATTGTTGCTTTGCATGCGGGAACGGGTGGGACGGACGCGCAGGACTGGGCAGAAATGCTGCTGCGCATGCTCCTCCGGTTCTGCGAAAAAAAAGGCTGGCAGGCGCGTTTGGTCGACGAGTCCCGGGGCCAGGAAGCGGGCATCAAGAGCGCAACGTTCACCGTCAGCGGCCGGTTTGCGTACGGGTACTTGAAGGCTGAAGCAGGAGTACACCGGTTGGTGCGCATATCACCGTTCGATGCAGAAAAAATGCGACACACATCTTTTGCGCTGGTTGAAGTTCTGCCATCGTTTGATGAAGTGGAAGAGACGCCCATTGATGAGAAGGATTTACGCGTTGATACCTTCCTCTCCTCTGGCCATGGCGGGCAGAGCGTGCAGACCACGTACTCCGCGGTCCGCATTGTCCACATTCCCACGGGCATTACCGTGTCCTGTCAGAATGAGCGTTCCCAGAAGCAGAACCGGGAAACCGCCATGAAAATTCTGCGTGCCAAGCTGCACCAAATTTCCCTTACTGCGCGGGAAGAGGAGAAGCAGGCGCTCCGCGGGGCGTACAGCGAGGCTGCCTGGGGTAACCAAATTCGGAGCTACGTGCTGCAGCCGTACCAGCTGGTGAAAGACCATCGGACCAACGTGGAAACCACGGATCCAGAAAGTGTACTCAACGGAGACATCGACCCCTTCATTGAGGGGTATTTACGGCAGGAAGCAGGGAAGCGAATGGCGTAA
- the glmS gene encoding glutamine--fructose-6-phosphate transaminase (isomerizing) — protein sequence MCGIVGYVGSKPAVPILVRGLERGEYRGYDSSGLTILEAGKLLTVKRAGKLVNLIAALGEMQQATATFGIAHTRWATHGAPTDQNAHPHVSCRQHVAVVHNGIITNYLALREMLEGRQHVFRSETDSETLAHLIAEYLNTDPLEAVRTALTEVEGTYALAVIFRDHPNIIIFAKNGKCPLLLGIGDGALFVASDAASFREHTDQYIPLEDGQIGCISADGYRITDLASIPLSPKVETLQWTLDAIEKGGKPHFMLKEIEEQPQSLSTAMAGRLKAGRPIKLGGLENGPNDIRQMLESASNIILTAAGTSGNAAQYGEILLQEIAGVPTQYKVASELAGQVRPCFVPGAVAFAISQSGETADLLHAMETLKRLAIPTLGIVNLVDSTIAREVLAGIYLHVGPEIGVASTKAYTGQCVIFNLLAFYLRHIRGLPAEPWMTRYLQELAQVPEVIAEIIATQAVNVKMLAEKYVGHPSFYFLGRGVNHPTALEGALKLKEVSYIHAEAYPSGAMKHGPIALITKDFPTVIIALHQDDGYQKNISNIMEIKARGGPVIAVATVGDTKIQKLTDDVIYVPKVPYYLTPLVAVVPLQLFAYYAAVLLGHDPDKPRNLAKAVVVE from the coding sequence ATGTGTGGAATCGTAGGTTATGTTGGCAGCAAGCCAGCTGTACCTATACTGGTACGCGGCTTAGAAAGGGGCGAGTACCGGGGCTACGATTCAAGTGGGCTTACCATTTTGGAAGCAGGTAAGCTTTTGACAGTGAAACGGGCTGGGAAGCTGGTAAACCTGATTGCGGCGCTGGGCGAGATGCAGCAGGCAACTGCAACCTTTGGGATTGCACACACGCGTTGGGCAACGCACGGGGCACCCACCGACCAAAATGCGCACCCGCACGTTTCTTGTCGGCAGCATGTGGCGGTGGTGCATAATGGCATCATCACTAATTACCTGGCTCTGCGGGAAATGCTGGAGGGCCGGCAGCACGTTTTTCGGTCGGAGACAGACTCGGAGACTCTCGCGCATCTGATTGCGGAGTACCTGAATACTGACCCGCTGGAGGCAGTTCGCACTGCGTTGACGGAAGTGGAAGGGACGTATGCCCTGGCAGTCATATTTCGGGATCATCCGAATATCATCATTTTTGCTAAGAATGGGAAATGTCCTTTGCTCTTGGGCATTGGGGATGGCGCATTATTCGTGGCATCGGACGCTGCTTCCTTTCGTGAGCACACAGACCAGTACATTCCGCTGGAGGATGGGCAGATTGGTTGCATCTCCGCGGATGGGTACAGAATTACTGATCTGGCGAGCATTCCGCTTTCACCAAAAGTGGAAACGTTGCAGTGGACCTTGGACGCAATTGAGAAAGGTGGAAAGCCGCACTTCATGCTCAAGGAGATTGAAGAGCAGCCGCAGAGTTTAAGCACGGCGATGGCCGGACGTTTGAAAGCGGGACGGCCCATCAAACTCGGTGGCCTGGAAAACGGTCCCAATGACATCCGGCAAATGCTGGAATCCGCTTCAAACATCATTCTCACTGCGGCCGGTACCTCCGGTAACGCAGCGCAGTATGGTGAAATTCTCCTCCAGGAAATCGCTGGTGTTCCGACGCAGTACAAAGTTGCGTCAGAATTAGCCGGCCAGGTGCGGCCCTGCTTCGTGCCCGGTGCTGTTGCCTTTGCCATCAGTCAGTCCGGTGAAACTGCAGATCTCCTGCACGCAATGGAAACGCTCAAGCGCTTGGCAATTCCCACCCTGGGAATTGTGAACTTGGTGGATAGCACCATTGCACGCGAAGTGTTGGCAGGTATTTACCTCCACGTGGGGCCGGAAATTGGCGTTGCTTCCACGAAGGCCTACACCGGGCAGTGTGTTATTTTTAATCTGCTGGCATTCTACCTACGGCACATCCGGGGCTTACCGGCAGAACCGTGGATGACACGGTACTTGCAGGAACTTGCTCAGGTACCAGAAGTTATTGCTGAAATAATTGCTACCCAAGCAGTCAACGTGAAAATGTTGGCGGAAAAGTACGTTGGGCATCCCAGCTTTTACTTTTTAGGTCGCGGTGTGAACCACCCAACAGCACTGGAAGGCGCATTGAAACTCAAGGAGGTCTCCTACATTCATGCCGAGGCGTACCCCTCCGGCGCGATGAAGCACGGCCCAATAGCGCTGATCACGAAAGACTTTCCGACAGTGATAATCGCATTGCATCAGGATGATGGTTATCAAAAAAATATTTCCAATATTATGGAGATAAAAGCGCGCGGTGGGCCGGTCATTGCCGTGGCCACCGTCGGTGATACCAAAATTCAGAAACTGACAGATGATGTCATTTACGTGCCAAAGGTTCCGTACTACCTCACGCCTTTGGTTGCAGTTGTGCCCCTGCAGCTCTTCGCCTACTACGCAGCAGTTCTGCTAGGGCACGATCCTGATAAGCCCCGGAACCTAGCGAAAGCGGTAGTCGTGGAGTAA
- a CDS encoding ComEC/Rec2 family competence protein, which produces MTPSRWLFILALSLCTGITLVVPELPLWIRIAIGCSLAGVLLRWHGSWRVWGVSLLCIAGAAVHTTHFLVLPSAPQGAVAAPGVVRRVTHVDADTSRVVIDLGQGVLVSASLGAEPPQVGDKGQLRCRSVKTDALRPSIARRERLVGTCATPNFSVHAPGVWYNPYRILAQARQAFMAAVHRALPFAEASLGIGMVIGDTSGVDRPTLDAFRATGLTHLVAVSGANLALVLAVVITFLQSRLSRGPRLVVFSLLTVGFVLLTGGDSSIVRAGIMAVLALVVQARGRRPATLNVLVVAGMVMLCANPTFLWDDRGFALSFGATYGLIAWGQPMQRGMERWRFPGWLAEALAATFAASLATLPISLSSFQRLPVISPLANIAVVPFIPWIMTLVSTAGILALVFPPLAMVPGTVAWLLIRVVAWVAQVGSSVTWASMAMTPITASLLGLCIFLLTSFFFRKHVRQLFQ; this is translated from the coding sequence ATGACCCCATCTCGTTGGCTTTTCATTCTCGCGCTCAGTCTGTGCACTGGAATTACCTTGGTGGTTCCAGAGTTGCCCCTATGGATTCGGATTGCCATAGGCTGCAGCTTGGCCGGCGTGCTCCTTCGTTGGCATGGCTCATGGCGTGTCTGGGGAGTCAGCTTGCTCTGCATTGCTGGTGCGGCTGTCCACACCACACATTTTCTCGTTCTCCCCTCAGCACCGCAGGGTGCCGTCGCTGCGCCCGGTGTTGTTCGCCGGGTGACGCACGTGGATGCAGATACCAGTCGCGTCGTCATTGACCTGGGTCAGGGCGTGCTGGTTTCTGCTTCCTTGGGTGCGGAGCCGCCACAGGTGGGGGACAAGGGTCAGCTCCGGTGTCGCTCCGTAAAAACGGACGCGCTTCGGCCCAGCATTGCCCGGCGGGAGCGGCTGGTCGGCACCTGCGCCACCCCCAATTTCAGCGTCCACGCTCCAGGGGTGTGGTACAACCCGTACCGCATTCTCGCCCAGGCCCGGCAGGCATTCATGGCTGCGGTGCATCGGGCACTGCCCTTTGCGGAAGCGAGCTTGGGCATTGGGATGGTCATTGGGGACACCAGCGGCGTTGACCGTCCAACCCTGGATGCCTTTCGCGCCACAGGTCTCACGCACCTGGTTGCAGTCTCAGGCGCAAACTTAGCACTGGTCTTAGCAGTAGTCATAACCTTTTTACAATCGCGATTATCCCGCGGCCCCCGGCTTGTGGTATTCTCACTGCTCACGGTTGGCTTCGTGCTGCTTACGGGTGGCGACTCGTCAATTGTCCGCGCGGGCATTATGGCTGTGCTCGCGTTGGTCGTCCAAGCCCGTGGCCGTCGGCCAGCCACGCTCAATGTCCTGGTGGTTGCAGGTATGGTCATGTTGTGCGCAAACCCAACCTTCCTCTGGGATGACCGCGGGTTTGCACTCTCATTTGGCGCAACGTACGGACTCATTGCCTGGGGTCAGCCCATGCAGCGGGGGATGGAGCGTTGGCGCTTTCCGGGTTGGCTGGCCGAAGCCTTGGCCGCCACCTTCGCCGCGAGTCTTGCGACACTCCCTATCTCTCTCAGTTCCTTCCAACGCCTGCCGGTCATTAGCCCGCTGGCGAATATTGCAGTTGTCCCATTCATCCCCTGGATCATGACGCTGGTGTCCACGGCCGGAATTCTCGCCCTGGTTTTCCCGCCCCTGGCCATGGTGCCGGGGACGGTGGCGTGGCTACTCATTCGGGTGGTGGCTTGGGTCGCGCAGGTTGGCAGCTCCGTCACCTGGGCGAGCATGGCCATGACGCCAATTACCGCCTCACTCCTGGGGCTCTGCATCTTCCTCCTCACCTCCTTCTTCTTTCGCAAACATGTCCGCCAACTCTTTCAGTAG